One window of Akkermansia biwaensis genomic DNA carries:
- the xseB gene encoding exodeoxyribonuclease VII small subunit has protein sequence MAKQRKNSPGFEESVARLEEIIRLTEAPVTELEDMIALVEEGNKLIRHCRGILHNAELRIQTLSNPETAQEEQDGAEPDDPDTNEFSLT, from the coding sequence ATGGCTAAACAACGGAAAAACTCCCCCGGATTTGAAGAATCCGTAGCCCGCCTGGAAGAAATCATCAGGCTGACGGAAGCCCCCGTCACAGAGCTGGAAGACATGATCGCCCTCGTGGAAGAAGGCAACAAGCTCATACGCCACTGCCGCGGCATTCTTCACAATGCGGAACTTCGCATCCAGACCCTCAGCAACCCGGAAACCGCCCAGGAAGAACAGGACGGTGCAGAACCAGACGACCCAGACACTAATGAATTCTCCCTCACCTGA
- a CDS encoding ArnT family glycosyltransferase, whose translation MNPPNTGSRAPFFIVLILLLVITGVQFFFNFRGLSSDAAMDQAQIARNVARGEGLTTHRIRPIQLIADSSKSGLNPLLSDAQLREQEAILAGQGKSLVDAENFSPYKLRDTRYAPLNILVEAAVFKLAGIHNYELWKMTGDSMIYLPDRIVAAVSAIFFILSVLSCYYVLRRMFDTTIAGFTCLTMIFSNLFLQYATSGLPQMLMLFFFTWGVHFLYTALVNDQENRKFLWPIVFSAICFSCVCLTGWIGLWPMAGFLLFVGIRFKPHGLYCLPVLVILLLFLAYPVYINKTTSGSIFGTAFYTICTGLLGSESTAMKALVFGDIPIGAQTAVISIINNIITQGNILYENLGHLPLALVFLLALLHTFKKKPVNQAKWGIFSMWCLATVGMALYTANKTEISIGQIQILFSPFFTAFGTAFVLNLIARHSKEAAPVLRGGVLLLALLVTALPLLLNLPQIVRVGILTAHRGIPAWPPYYPLGISQEVRNQTQAGDFILTDQPAAVSWYADRKTLDIPSLVSHFTTLERVLSFHGGKVGSILVTPSSTMGRDIRAVSGYYGEFAPLVLEGSILGQTRDKNPVYIFNHSGALSKLAERFGQSDSRQFIMGADMILYRDLQQPGPAHQD comes from the coding sequence ATGAATCCGCCTAACACAGGCTCCCGCGCACCGTTCTTCATTGTTCTCATCCTGTTGCTGGTCATCACGGGGGTTCAATTCTTCTTCAACTTCCGCGGCCTGTCGTCGGACGCCGCCATGGACCAGGCCCAGATCGCCCGCAACGTAGCGCGGGGAGAGGGCCTGACCACCCACAGAATCCGCCCCATCCAGCTCATTGCGGACAGCAGCAAATCCGGACTCAACCCCCTCCTTTCCGACGCCCAGCTCCGGGAACAGGAGGCCATTCTGGCAGGTCAGGGGAAAAGTCTGGTAGATGCGGAAAATTTTTCTCCCTACAAGCTCCGGGACACGCGCTACGCTCCGCTGAACATTCTGGTGGAAGCGGCCGTATTTAAACTGGCGGGCATACACAACTACGAACTCTGGAAAATGACCGGAGACTCCATGATCTACCTGCCGGACCGCATCGTGGCCGCCGTCTCCGCCATCTTCTTTATCCTTTCCGTCCTGAGCTGCTACTACGTGCTCCGCAGAATGTTTGACACCACCATCGCCGGCTTCACCTGCCTGACGATGATCTTCAGCAATCTGTTCCTGCAATATGCCACCAGCGGACTTCCGCAAATGCTCATGCTCTTCTTCTTCACATGGGGCGTTCACTTCCTGTACACCGCACTGGTCAATGACCAGGAAAACCGCAAATTCCTGTGGCCCATTGTCTTCAGCGCCATTTGCTTTTCCTGCGTCTGCCTGACGGGATGGATCGGCCTCTGGCCCATGGCCGGCTTCCTGCTCTTCGTGGGCATCCGCTTCAAGCCGCACGGTCTCTACTGTCTTCCCGTCCTGGTGATCCTGCTGCTCTTCCTGGCCTATCCCGTCTATATAAACAAAACCACCAGCGGCAGCATCTTCGGGACCGCCTTCTATACCATCTGCACAGGCCTTCTCGGTTCGGAAAGCACAGCCATGAAGGCGCTCGTCTTCGGAGACATCCCCATCGGCGCACAAACGGCCGTCATATCCATTATCAACAACATCATTACCCAGGGAAACATTCTTTATGAAAACCTGGGGCATCTCCCCCTAGCCCTTGTCTTTCTGCTGGCCCTGCTGCACACATTCAAAAAGAAACCCGTCAACCAGGCCAAATGGGGCATCTTCTCCATGTGGTGCCTGGCTACGGTGGGCATGGCCCTGTACACGGCCAACAAGACGGAAATCTCCATTGGACAAATCCAGATACTCTTCTCCCCCTTCTTTACGGCATTTGGTACGGCATTCGTTCTCAATCTGATTGCCAGGCATTCCAAGGAAGCGGCTCCCGTCCTGCGCGGCGGCGTCCTTCTCCTGGCGCTGCTGGTCACGGCCCTCCCCCTCCTGCTGAACCTGCCCCAGATTGTGCGGGTCGGCATCCTGACGGCCCACCGGGGCATTCCCGCATGGCCTCCGTACTATCCGCTGGGCATCAGCCAGGAAGTGCGCAACCAAACCCAGGCCGGGGACTTCATCCTCACGGACCAGCCGGCGGCCGTCAGCTGGTACGCGGACAGAAAAACCCTTGATATCCCCAGCCTTGTCTCCCATTTCACCACGCTGGAACGCGTCCTCTCATTCCACGGCGGCAAGGTAGGCAGCATCCTGGTCACTCCTTCTTCCACCATGGGTAGGGACATACGGGCCGTATCCGGCTATTACGGGGAATTCGCGCCGCTCGTTCTGGAAGGCTCCATCCTCGGCCAGACGAGGGACAAAAACCCCGTATACATATTCAACCACAGCGGCGCCCTCTCCAAACTGGCCGAGCGCTTCGGCCAGTCAGACTCCCGCCAATTCATCATGGGCGCGGACATGATCCTTTACAGGGACCTTCAGCAACCCGGTCCCGCACATCAAGATTAA
- a CDS encoding sensor histidine kinase: MKKDTIDKLIDRIDHIKEEDLQRFFVKLAEQQGFFQQVFESIQEGLILLDSKGKILFVNQAALKLFDKEPEHITPEDFCIFLGRDCSWNTVQQSHTAVSRDVEIFYPEHKFLNIFISPIGNKNQGHLILIRDETPQQKRNAENIEAERLNALTLLAAGVAHEIGNPLNSIGLHLQLLARKAKKLPPEYRNDFEELLKTAEGETTRLDVILKQFLQAIRPTKPIREPHNIEDIIMDVLKLLEPEIRQRGIQINTELQTGLPILSLDPVQIKQVFYNLIKNAYQAIPPAGGTILIKSGYTDDSVFVTVADTGCGISPEVMGSIYEPFLTTKSTGSGLGLLIVRRIVKEHGGSITLASQPGQGTTFTVFLPRVERTIRLLPPSVPS; the protein is encoded by the coding sequence ATGAAGAAGGACACCATCGACAAGCTGATCGACCGCATCGACCATATCAAGGAGGAGGACCTCCAGCGCTTCTTCGTCAAGCTGGCGGAACAGCAGGGCTTCTTCCAGCAGGTATTCGAATCCATCCAGGAAGGGCTGATCCTGCTGGACAGCAAGGGAAAAATCCTGTTCGTCAACCAGGCGGCGCTCAAGCTCTTCGACAAGGAGCCCGAACACATCACGCCGGAGGACTTCTGCATCTTCCTGGGCCGCGACTGCTCCTGGAACACGGTCCAGCAAAGCCATACCGCCGTTTCCCGGGATGTGGAAATCTTCTACCCGGAGCACAAATTCCTGAATATTTTCATTTCCCCCATCGGCAATAAAAACCAGGGCCACCTGATCCTCATCCGGGACGAAACGCCCCAGCAGAAGCGCAATGCGGAAAACATTGAGGCGGAACGGCTCAATGCGCTGACCCTGCTGGCAGCCGGCGTGGCTCATGAAATAGGCAACCCCCTCAACTCCATCGGCCTCCATCTCCAGCTCCTCGCGCGGAAAGCAAAAAAACTGCCGCCGGAATACCGGAACGACTTTGAAGAACTGCTGAAAACGGCGGAAGGGGAAACCACCCGCCTGGACGTTATACTGAAACAATTCCTCCAAGCCATCCGCCCCACCAAGCCCATCCGGGAGCCCCACAACATTGAAGACATCATCATGGACGTCCTCAAACTGCTGGAACCGGAAATCCGGCAGCGCGGCATCCAGATCAACACGGAACTTCAAACCGGACTGCCCATCCTCAGCCTGGACCCCGTTCAGATCAAGCAGGTATTCTACAACCTGATCAAAAATGCCTATCAGGCCATTCCTCCGGCAGGGGGAACCATCCTGATCAAAAGCGGCTATACGGATGACAGCGTATTCGTCACCGTGGCGGACACGGGCTGCGGCATCTCCCCGGAAGTCATGGGCAGTATTTATGAGCCCTTCCTGACCACCAAATCCACCGGTTCCGGCCTGGGCCTGCTCATCGTCCGCCGCATCGTCAAGGAGCACGGCGGCTCCATCACCCTTGCCAGCCAGCCGGGCCAAGGAACCACCTTCACCGTATTCCTGCCGCGCGTGGAACGCACCATCCGTCTCCTGCCTCCCTCCGTGCCGTCATGA
- the dxs gene encoding 1-deoxy-D-xylulose-5-phosphate synthase — translation MNSPSPELPELLGSIHNHADLMKIPEAELPRLAEEIRSTLIQSLAVTGGHLGPNLGVVELSIALHRVFETPRDKIIFDVSHQAYVHKMLTGRAEQIHTIRQYQGLSGFAKMSESPHDSYGAGHAGTALSAALGMCAARDLKGEDYHVVAVAGDAAFTCGTTLEALNNISQTTRRYITILNDNEWAIDKNVGALAKYFNSLQTSETFSWLRDKTASFIEKLGGTQAKEFAFKLEDTTKNLIFPSLLFNKFGLRYFGPLNGHDIPTLIRTLNYIKDLNEPVILHIVTQKGLGYQPALDNPTKFHGLGSYCVHDGETQGSPTPTFSQIFGSTLVDMAKQDESITAITAAMASGTKLDLFKEAFPKRYFDVGIAEEHGALFACGLAAEGMKPYVAIYSTFMQRCVDMIQHDAALQKLPVRFCMDRAGLSPDDGPTHHGLFDIAMIRSIPDVVFMQPKDEAEFVHMLRTMNHYQNGPTVIRYPRGCGSGVPLPATAEILPIGKAEVLQTGNDVLLVSLGTMIGIARDTATLLEERGYSVTLVNARFIKPLDDECIRLHASRSKVICTFEDHSIRGGFNSAVLESLEAGEITIPVEAIAWPDQFIEHGSESILRKNMDSRRKPRYKKLFLI, via the coding sequence ATGAATTCTCCCTCACCTGAATTGCCGGAACTGCTGGGCAGCATACATAACCATGCGGACCTGATGAAAATCCCGGAGGCGGAACTCCCCCGGCTGGCTGAAGAAATCCGCTCCACCCTGATCCAGTCCCTTGCCGTCACCGGCGGCCATCTGGGCCCCAACCTGGGAGTGGTGGAACTAAGCATCGCCCTCCACCGCGTCTTTGAAACGCCCCGGGACAAAATCATCTTTGACGTTTCCCACCAGGCCTATGTCCACAAAATGCTCACAGGCCGTGCCGAGCAAATTCATACCATTCGCCAGTACCAGGGCCTGTCCGGATTCGCGAAAATGTCGGAATCCCCCCATGACTCCTATGGGGCGGGCCACGCGGGCACGGCCCTCTCCGCAGCGCTGGGCATGTGCGCGGCCCGCGACCTCAAAGGGGAAGACTACCACGTGGTCGCTGTCGCCGGAGACGCAGCCTTCACCTGCGGCACCACACTGGAAGCTCTCAACAACATCAGCCAGACCACCAGGCGCTACATCACCATTCTGAACGACAATGAATGGGCCATTGACAAAAACGTGGGAGCCCTGGCCAAATACTTCAACTCCCTGCAAACCTCGGAAACCTTCTCCTGGCTGAGGGACAAGACCGCCTCCTTCATTGAAAAACTGGGAGGAACCCAGGCCAAGGAATTCGCATTCAAGCTGGAAGACACCACCAAAAACCTCATCTTCCCCTCCCTGCTGTTCAACAAATTCGGCCTGCGCTACTTCGGCCCCCTGAACGGGCACGACATCCCCACGCTGATCCGCACGCTGAACTACATCAAGGACCTGAACGAGCCCGTCATCCTGCACATAGTCACCCAGAAAGGACTGGGCTACCAGCCCGCCCTGGACAACCCCACCAAATTCCACGGACTGGGCTCCTACTGCGTGCACGACGGAGAAACGCAGGGCTCCCCTACGCCCACCTTCTCCCAAATCTTCGGCTCCACGCTGGTGGACATGGCGAAGCAGGACGAATCCATCACGGCCATCACGGCGGCCATGGCCAGCGGAACCAAGCTGGACCTGTTCAAGGAAGCCTTCCCCAAACGCTACTTTGACGTAGGCATCGCGGAAGAACACGGCGCCCTGTTCGCCTGCGGCCTGGCGGCGGAAGGCATGAAACCCTACGTAGCCATCTACTCCACCTTCATGCAGCGCTGCGTGGACATGATCCAGCATGATGCGGCCCTTCAAAAACTCCCCGTGCGCTTCTGCATGGACAGGGCCGGACTCTCTCCGGACGACGGCCCCACCCACCACGGCCTGTTTGACATCGCCATGATCCGCAGCATTCCGGACGTCGTCTTCATGCAGCCCAAGGATGAAGCGGAATTCGTCCACATGCTCCGCACCATGAACCACTACCAGAACGGCCCCACCGTCATCCGCTATCCCCGGGGATGCGGCTCCGGCGTACCCCTTCCCGCCACGGCGGAAATCCTGCCCATCGGCAAGGCGGAAGTGCTTCAAACAGGAAACGACGTCCTCCTCGTATCCTTGGGCACCATGATCGGAATCGCCCGAGACACGGCCACGCTCCTGGAAGAACGCGGCTACAGCGTCACCCTGGTCAACGCCCGTTTCATCAAGCCGCTTGACGACGAATGCATCCGGCTCCATGCCTCCCGCAGCAAAGTGATCTGCACCTTTGAAGACCACTCCATCCGCGGCGGATTCAACTCTGCCGTCCTGGAATCCCTGGAAGCCGGAGAAATCACCATTCCCGTGGAAGCTATCGCATGGCCGGACCAATTCATCGAACACGGCTCGGAATCCATTCTCAGAAAAAATATGGACTCACGGCGGAAGCCGCGCTACAAAAAATTATTCCTCATTTGA
- a CDS encoding sigma-54-dependent transcriptional regulator: MNMPVLLIVDDEKPTRDALRMGFQDDYEVYTASNLSQAVTLMREESPDLVLTDLRLGGENGMDVLKSAAALSHPPQSIMMTAYGSVDAAVEAMKQGAYDFVTKPLNLDAVEMVLKRALHTRNLETANQELTSRIQADSGLQKLLGRSTAMEHVFSMIRQVAPSKTTVLIEGESGTGKELVAQAIHSLSGRPENKFVAVNCAALSPQLLESELFGHEKGSFTGAAQRRIGRFEQADGGTIFLDEIGEIDASTQVKLLRVLSERTIERVGSNTPIPVNVRVIAATNKSLKQLVQEGKFREDLYFRLNVVHIQMPPLRDRREDVALLAAAFLKEFARENNKELKPLSPEALHAVRNYLWPGNVRELRTAMEHGVVMCNSDRIELQHLPPQLQAASSPPVAGKTSGDPPPDNGNNTQNGLVPHGVLNLSLLERNAIRQALAQSNGNRTAAALLLGISRRTLQRKLQELQDI; this comes from the coding sequence ATGAACATGCCCGTCCTGCTGATTGTCGATGATGAAAAACCCACGCGGGACGCCCTGCGCATGGGGTTTCAGGATGATTATGAAGTGTACACCGCCTCCAACCTCTCCCAGGCCGTCACCCTCATGCGGGAGGAATCTCCGGACCTGGTACTCACGGACCTGAGGCTGGGAGGGGAAAACGGCATGGACGTGCTCAAATCCGCCGCCGCCCTGTCCCATCCTCCCCAAAGCATCATGATGACGGCCTACGGCTCCGTGGATGCCGCCGTGGAAGCCATGAAACAGGGAGCCTACGACTTCGTCACCAAGCCCCTGAATCTGGACGCCGTGGAAATGGTGCTCAAACGCGCCCTGCATACCCGAAATCTGGAAACCGCCAACCAGGAACTCACCTCCCGCATCCAGGCTGACTCCGGACTGCAAAAACTGTTGGGCCGTTCTACCGCCATGGAGCATGTATTCTCCATGATACGCCAGGTAGCCCCCAGCAAAACGACGGTGCTCATCGAAGGCGAAAGCGGAACCGGGAAGGAGCTCGTGGCCCAGGCCATCCATTCCCTCTCTGGAAGGCCGGAAAACAAATTCGTGGCCGTCAACTGCGCGGCTCTCTCCCCCCAGCTTCTGGAAAGCGAACTCTTCGGCCATGAAAAAGGCTCCTTCACCGGCGCCGCCCAACGGCGCATCGGACGCTTTGAACAGGCGGACGGGGGCACCATCTTTCTGGATGAAATCGGGGAAATAGACGCAAGCACGCAGGTCAAGCTGCTGCGGGTGCTTTCCGAACGGACGATAGAACGGGTAGGCTCCAACACGCCCATTCCCGTAAATGTCCGCGTCATCGCCGCCACGAACAAATCCCTGAAGCAACTCGTCCAGGAAGGCAAATTCCGGGAAGACCTCTACTTCCGCCTGAATGTGGTTCACATCCAGATGCCTCCACTCCGTGACCGCAGGGAAGATGTAGCTCTGCTGGCGGCGGCATTCCTCAAGGAATTCGCACGGGAAAACAACAAAGAACTCAAACCCCTTTCCCCGGAAGCCCTTCACGCTGTAAGGAACTACCTCTGGCCCGGTAACGTTCGTGAGCTGCGCACGGCCATGGAGCACGGCGTGGTCATGTGCAACTCGGACCGGATAGAACTCCAGCACCTCCCTCCCCAGCTCCAGGCGGCATCGTCTCCCCCGGTTGCGGGGAAGACCTCCGGGGACCCGCCCCCGGACAATGGGAACAACACACAGAATGGGCTTGTCCCGCACGGGGTTTTGAATTTATCCTTGCTTGAACGGAACGCTATCCGGCAGGCGCTTGCCCAATCCAACGGCAACAGAACGGCAGCGGCTCTTCTGCTGGGCATCAGCCGCCGCACGCTTCAACGCAAATTACAAGAACTCCAAGACATATGA
- a CDS encoding acyl-CoA thioesterase, whose product MNENHPCMPFVRTRQVAFHDTDASGVAHFTRLLCLVEEVEHEYLRSRGLEVLSPDCGWPRVHVEVDYSSSAGLGDWLSIELSLGHVGSSSLEWKFAVFHSERPVMQGRYVVVRVGRGGKPQAISEAEKECLISGFSKEGNACK is encoded by the coding sequence ATGAATGAAAATCACCCCTGCATGCCTTTTGTCAGAACGCGCCAAGTAGCCTTTCACGATACGGACGCTTCCGGCGTGGCCCATTTTACCCGGCTGCTATGCCTGGTGGAGGAAGTGGAGCATGAGTACCTGCGTTCCCGCGGGCTGGAGGTGCTTTCCCCGGATTGCGGCTGGCCCCGCGTGCATGTGGAGGTGGATTACTCCAGTTCCGCCGGGCTGGGGGACTGGCTGAGCATTGAGTTGAGCCTGGGTCACGTGGGAAGCAGCTCCCTGGAATGGAAATTTGCGGTGTTTCATTCGGAACGCCCCGTGATGCAGGGAAGGTACGTCGTCGTTCGGGTCGGGCGGGGCGGCAAGCCGCAGGCTATTTCAGAGGCGGAGAAGGAATGCCTGATTTCAGGCTTTTCAAAAGAGGGGAATGCCTGTAAGTAA